In Colletotrichum higginsianum IMI 349063 chromosome 1, whole genome shotgun sequence, the DNA window CAACACCTTTGCATGCGCTCGTTTGTGACAAAAGCGATCGAGAATAAAAGCCGTTCTTCCTGTCAAAGAAGGTTCTTGCAGTATCCGGGCTTGCCATCTGCCTAATGGCTGGTCGATATCTTCCTTCCAAACCATTTTACCGGTACGATGGAAGGAGGAATCCTCCATATCCTCGCTATCAGTTAGGCTCGAGGCCGTGGGCGATAGTATTTGACGCAGCACAATTTCCTCGACAAGAACTGCAGGCCGTTCAAAGCTTGCGTCACAAAACGTCAGGTCTGACGAGCTGGTATCCGCATGCCTCGAGTCCGAGTTCTTGTCGGCCAAGCGCTTTGAAGCAGCCATCCCGACGAGGCGAGCACCCGAGCTACGAGGCACGGTACTAGCAATAAAGACTCTGCGGACTGAGATGGGTATCGAAGCCAGCGTCATTTCTCCATGCGAGTCGGACTGCAAAGCCGCAAAAACGAGTTGGAACAGGCTATCCAGAGTTGCAGGGTGGATGAGATAGTCGTGCTCGTAAGACTCAGGCATGGTTGACCGCGAATCTGGGACAATGCACTCTCCGAAGGCTTTGCCGTGTCCTTGAGGCTCCATGTCCGTTGTACAGCGGATGGCATTCAGTCCTTGGAACGTCGGACCATATTCGAGGCCGATACTGGCAAGATGAGCATAGAATGCCTTGGTCTCGACGTGCTTGTTTGCCGCCATTTTGATGTTGTGGAGAAGCGGTCGCTTTTCATTGTGCCATTGTCTTTCCCGCTCTTGCTGCTCAAAGTCCGCAGGCACACCTCCATTAGTCTTGTCGGCAATGAGGCCGACAACAGTACCTTTGGCCAGCCTTTGCCATTGCTCAGGGACGGTCGAAACAGCGTAAACGGCGAACTCAAAGACCCAATCATCATGGGTATCCGGTTTCAGCGTCAAAGAAACGGCTTGCCCTTTATGGTTCTCGTCTTCCGTATctttgctgaccatcagGCTGTTCTCAAACGTGACGTCCATGAGTTCGAAGCCATAGAAAAGCTGGTTCTGGTCTCGAGCTAGACTGCGGACTGCCTCGATGGCCATGGCTAGGTAACCTGCCGCAGGGAACAACGCCGCCCCATCGACGACGTGATCAACGAGCCAGGGAAGCTCGTTGATCCGCAGTACGTTATGCCATGCCGGCTCAAACGGGTTTCGTGGTAACACAGGTGTGCCAAGAAGATCGATGCGTGGGGTTTTGTCCCCGCGAAGGCCGACCAAGGCCGGCATGGCATCATGCCAGTAGGACTTGTCGTGGTTCCACGCGTATGGTGGTAGAATGGGCAGCTCCGGTAGTTGACGCTTGTGGACGAAAGATCCCAGGTCGTTGACTTTGTTCAAGTCTATGGGTACACCAAGAGACCAAAGCATCCCGGCAGCAGTCAGCGTAGAAAGACGTGAGTCTTCATTGGCTGATAGCATCGAGAGATATGGGACACTTTCGGACTTTTGAGGTCCATCAATGTTGGCCATGATTTGGGTAACCGGGCCAGCGAGCGTCTTTGCAGGTCCAATCTCTAGAACAGTGCAGTGCTGCGTGTCCGGCGGACACCCTTGCGTATCCAAATCTCGGGAGGAGAGAAGATTGTGGAGAGCACCGGCGAACCGAACCGGTGAAGTCATGTTCAGATGCCAGTATGCTGGAGTCAAAGTTCTCGCATCCTCTACTCGGAGCTCCGTCACAGACGAGTACATGGGCACTTGCAGACACCGGTCTCGGGATGACTGCAAGGGCCCCAGGCAGCGAAAGAATTCATCACCGACGACGTTCATATCAGGAGAGTGGTATGCGACTCCCCCTGTGCGTAACAGTCGAACAAAGTTCTGGGCTTTGCGGAGAGCCTCTTCGGCTAGGGATATCGCCGTAGATGGACCCGACATTGTTACACTGCTCGGGCTGTTGACGCAGGCTATCGTGATCTCGGTATCCAGGCCGTTCTCTTCCAGGAACCGACTGGCGTCTAGTTCAGACAACCCGACGGCAAGCATCGCGCCAGGTCGTCCCACCAGTGAACTGATTTTGGTTGAGAGAAAACCACGATAATAGGCCACGCGTATGGCGTCTTTGTGAGAGATGGCCCCCGCAGCAAACGCCGCCGCGAGTTCTCCGGATGAGTGGCCGATTACCGCCGATGGAACCACACCCCAGTGACGGAGAAGATCGATCAAGGCAATCTGCACTGCCGTACAAGCCGGCTGGGAGTACTTTGCATCGTTCAGAGTCTCGGCACACGCCTGAACTAGAAGATCGGCGAGGTCCCACTCGCACCCCAGGCTCTGCAGATGCTTTTGGCTGCTTGCGATGCTATCTCGGAAGACGGAGCAAGTGGTAAGAAGTTCCTTCGCCATGCCTGGTCTCTGGGCACCTTGGCCGGTGAGTAAGAAGACGAGTCGCCTGTTCTGAGAGGACCGAAGCACAGGCAGCGGCGTTAAATGGCCGTCAGCAGACAGGAGCTTCGACACCAACTCCTCTCGTGTCGTCGCAACGACAAAGCCGCGGAAAGCGTGAGCCGTTCGTTTTGCCGCCAGGATGTGCGCCAATGCCGAGAGACCAGCTGTCTTGTgctcggccaagaaggtTTCGAGTGATTTAGCATTCCGTCCGAGTCCTTTGCGGTCGAAAGAAGATAGGACGAATAGTAACTGTTGCGTTTCCGTCTGGTCGTAGTTCAGCGCGGCTTCAGTATTCCGTTGTGTGCAGATGCTCTCGTCAGAGGTTCTGGTGATGTGTCGGCCATTGTTCTGGCTTCCTTCGAGATGATGCCGCGCATCGTCGAGAACGACGTGAGCGTTTGCGCCCCCAAAACCGAACGAGTTGAtgctcgccctcctcaacCCTGCGGCTGGCCACGGTACAGCGACAGTTGGGAAAATCAAGTTGGAATCATGTTCGAGTAACTCCGGGTTGATTTCGCGTAGGCCTGCCACCGGCGGGATCACGCCAGCTTCGAGACAGAGCACCGTCTTGATGAGGCCTGCCAGCCCGGCGCAACCTTCGGTGTGGCCGATATTGGGCTTCACGCTGCCGACATAGAGTGGCCCCGCGTGATAAAGCTTCCGAGCAGCGGCGATTGTTGCGCGTATGGCACGTACTTCGATCGGGTCCTATCTTTACGATTAGCCTCGACTTCGGAAATGTGATTGAAGCATTTGTCGTAGGTGGACATGGAACGCTCTTGTTAAGAACGAACGAAGCCTATAACAATAATTCGAACGACTTACTCCTTTCGGTGTTCCGGTGCCGTGTGCTATATTCACATATCAACAAACAGGTTCGACTGCCCGAAAAGTGTGCTCACCTTCAAAATAGGCGGTCCGCGCCATGTCTAGATCTGCCCCCTCGTAGACTCTCCGGATCAACTCAGCCTGGGCATCTTCGCTCGGCACGGTGATCCCAGGCGTCTTCCCGTCCGAGTTGACGCCTGTCGCTCGAACCACGGCGCGGAtcacgtcgccgtcggcgagcgcTGAAGAAAGACGTTTCAGCACCAAGCCCGCAATGCCTTCTCCACGCCCGTATCCATTTGCTGCCGCGTCGAATGAGTGACTGATACCATCGGGGCTGACCATATGCATGGCCGAAAGTTGAGAGAAAAGCGTCGGGTTCACTATGAGATTATGTCCGGTCACCAATGCCTAATGAGACACTAAAGTCAGCCTGCGCGGTCCATCGTGTCGACCTGCAACTAGTCAAGTAAGAGGTGTCTGCTGGCAAACTTACCTGATCGGACTCGCCCGTTCGTATCGACTGACAAGCCAGGTGTACGGCGTACAGGCTTGAAGAACAGGCCGTATCAACAGTAAGACTAGGGCCTTGAAGGTCGAAGAACCACGATATCCGGTTAGACAACATAGACTTGCCAGTCCCGGCTGCGGAGTTTACACCAAGTCGGTATGGGTCGGCTTCTGCAAGCATCTGGTAGTCGTTGGTCATCGCCCCGCTGTACACAGCCGTAGTGCTCTTGGCAAGTTTCTGCATGGGAATGCCAGCTATGTCAAAGAAGAACAGTGTTAGTTGTGTTTCTTTTGAAATCTTAAATCGTTCACTTACCATTCTCGAATGCCTCGTACGCGATTTCCAACCCGAGCCGTTGCATCGGGTCCATGGCTGCGgcctcgttggcggcgatggagaagaaCGGAGCATCGAAACCAGAGACATCGTCGAGGAAGTGACCCGAGGTAGCGCAAATCTACTCGTGGTCTCAGTCATGTGCTTCTTAATATGATACCATCAGTAGCTAGTGTTCCTCTAAACCCTGATAAAGATGAAGTGCGTGTACATGGGCAGTTGAGGTTGTTTCCAGcaacaaaaaaagaagaagaaaataagGATAACAGGTGTTACTTACGCCACCGGCACGATGTCTTGAAGGATGGTACCATGCTTCGGGGGCCCAACTTCTTTCTGGGATGCTCGAGTGTCCAGTTCTACCAGAGCTGATCATATCCCATAACTTTGACGGTGAATTCGCCTGTGAGAACCGGCAAGCCATTCCTATAATAGCGATAGGCTCATCGATGTTTCGGTCAGAAGACCAAGGGAACCTGCCAGCGGGAGTAGGGCTTGGAGTTCCCCCATGACTGCTTTCTGTGGCTGGACCGCCGTCCGAAGCGGACGTAATGCTAGGTGATAGAATAAAAGGCTCTTGCTGAGCCTCTGCAGGAATGACCTCTGCTGACCAAGACATGGCTCTGCGTAACTGATTGGGCTGCAATTCTCAAGGTTGTTCCAGAAAATGGCAGACAGGTTTGAGTTTGAGAATATCGATGGAATGCCCAAGATAACTACAACTTTGGTGCTCATGATTGTATGAGTAGGTAAAAGATAATGTTCCGCTACTCCATAGCTAGTCATTCCAAGTATTTGGAGTGCACTCTTATCTGTCACATTTGCACCCTATGCAATCCCGCACGTTCAAATGGAAACTTGCATTCAGGCTATTGTATTCACCGGTTCAATTTCGTTTGTGTCGAAAGCACACGGCTATCTGGCCGGAATGAACCAACCGACCAGGCGGCTCATTTGAGGAGTGGGGCCGTATTTAACTGCCGGGTTCCGCAACGAAATAAAGATCCGATTTCTAGTACCACGAGCGGGAGCCAAACTTGCTCCCAGAGCTGTGTACTTCGACTGAGATGAAAGACCAAAGTCTTATTGCCACAGGTGATTCTTTCAAACAGTCCCTATAGTAGGTGAGACAATAAGCTATATGACAGGAACTCAAGAACTATCTCCGCCGGACCTGTTTGTTTTCTTTCGATTCAGCCAGGCGGCTCGCAATTGGACGTGCTTCTCACTACCCAGCAGCTTCCCAAATTCATTCTGTTCCATACAGATAGCATCGAATGCAGCGGTAGTTCTGGAATTTCTCATCATTTGCTTAGCTGTCCTGACGGCGTCAGAGTCGTTGCCCGCAATTGTCTCGGCGCATTGCACCGCACCCTGTGCACAGATTGAAACAAAGCTGTTAGCCAGCGATTACACCATCATATCATATGGAGAAAAGGTTACAGTAAGCCAAGAGGATGGATCGAAATATGTTACTTACCGCCAAACATTGCTCCCAATTATCGAAACACTCTGTTACCATGCCCCACCTCTCCGCCTCAACTCCAGTCCATTCTCGACCTGTCAGTATTAGACTTGCTGCTCTCGCTCGCCCAACCACCATAGACAAATGTCTTAAACCGCCGCCTGCAGGTATCAAGCCTAGCTTGACTTCCGGAAGGGCGAAGCGCGCATCAACAGTGCTGTATATCATATCGCACGCCAAGGCCAACTCACACCCTCCCCCAAAGGCGATTCCAGCAACGGCAGCGATGACCGGTACGGAAAGTCCTTCAACTGTGGTGACGAGGGTGTTAAGCTTTTTGACAGCATCTGATGGAGGCAATGCCTCGAGTTCGCCAATAAAGAATCCAGACGAAAAGGATCTTGGCGGTGAGCACCCAGTAATAACAACAGCTGCTACCccctcttcatcgtcatccagGCGGCGAAGAACGGAGCAGAGTTGGTCAACTAATTCCCGAGAAAGAGCATTGAGATTAGAGGGGGAGTTAAGTGTCACTACAGAAACCAGAGTTAGACAACGTTGAGTGTGAGTCCGAGAGACAGGACTCCCAATCCAGGAAACTATGAGTGTTACCTACCTACAGCCACCTTGTGTGCAAGATGGGACACTTGGGCGAGATCGACAGAGGGCCTCATGGTGTCGATTAATTAGCGACGTAAAAAGACTGACCTAGAACTTAAACGCAAGCCTGCCTATTTCATATACCAAGCTTGGCGTTCAATCGCCGGATCGTTTGGAATTGAAGTAAATTACCACTAGAACAAGGGATCAGTGGGCGGATACCCAAGCCAAGTATTCGAAGTACGAATTGGGTCCTAGTCCATCGGGGCAAGTGCCTCGGACAATTTTCTATTGGTGATTGACATGAGTCGGAACATTCTCAGGAGCAGATGACCTCGGAATAGCGTAAAAGCGTGGCTGGGTTGATCTAAGGTATACGACATAGTGGCTGCGTTCCTTTAGACCATTTATCCAAAGCAGCACGCGATTTGCCCAATCTCCACTGGTGGTTTGATGCTCATATAGATGAGCCGGAGGCAATCTGGGAATATTCAGAGGCTTCGCATGGTTTCTTTGGTGTGAGGTATATGGCACTGTTAGTCAGTCCAAGTGCCCGCATCCACTCATACTCTAATCACAAGGATCGGTTTCATCTTGCCCCAAAGCACTGGTCGAGCGGTGGTTCATCGTCGCTTCCAAGCTAATAGTGCGCCAGACTCGCAGGACTGAGATAGACACCGAACGTAATTTGACGGTCATGAACGTGAAAAATGGGGCTTTCTCGTTGCAATCAGAGCTATCCTGAATGTAGTACTGTTTACATGCATCTGCAACCAAAACTAATCTAATTGTCGCGCTCTATATATTCTTCTTCAGGCTTCGCAGAGCTCAATCATGCCAAACAGAGATTCAATCTTTGAATAAACATCCGTTGTCATGTTTACCAAGACCCTTTCCAACGAGTTGCTCTCTATGCTGTCTATCCCAGCATGGAAAACATTTTGGTTTTTGTGTCCAGCCATACGTTCCACCACGCGGGATAGTCGATTCAGTCGGGTCTTGAAGAGTTCGCGAATGCATATCTGCCACAGCTCCCCTTCCAGACAGAAGGAcccgaggcgaaggaggttTGACTCATGCTTCCAACTGTTGTCTGCGCCATCATCTTCAGCATTCTGTCTTTCTGATCTGTTCTTCGATGCAGGGACTACATGATGGCCTAGGATATTGGTACCCACAGAAGATTCACCCGAACGTGTTTCTTTGACGAGATCAAGCCCCTTATGCGATGATAAGAATCGCGGAAGGTCTGTCTCCAACGTCTCCCTCAACACTTCCACAAGCCAGTCGATTTGGAGATACAGGATGAGCCGCACACGAGGCGATGTGCTGCAGACTTCGCATGACAATACGGCTGAGATGGTTTGATGAACCACCTCATCCAGAAAGACCAAT includes these proteins:
- a CDS encoding Transcription activator for actt3 protein, giving the protein MDLELDTIMDADFDFDVDFDAIMRSDSPIKQNQPSLVSPTSQVEVPMKESSTIIGQLEDAWERLFALHPRLAPHNHTKHRADRHSHERLPLDLLVFLDEVVHQTISAVLSCEVCSTSPRVRLILYLQIDWLVEVLRETLETDLPRFLSSHKGLDLVKETRSGESSVGTNILGHHVVPASKNRSERQNAEDDGADNSWKHESNLLRLGSFCLEGELWQICIRELFKTRLNRLSRVVERMAGHKNQNVFHAGIDSIESNSLERVLVNMTTDVYSKIESLFGMIELCEA
- a CDS encoding PKSN polyketide synthase for alternapyrone biosynthesis protein; this translates as MSWSAEVIPAEAQQEPFILSPSITSASDGGPATESSHGGTPSPTPAGRFPWSSDRNIDEPIAIIGMACRFSQANSPSKLWDMISSGRTGHSSIPERSWAPEAWYHPSRHRAGGICATSGHFLDDVSGFDAPFFSIAANEAAAMDPMQRLGLEIAYEAFENAGIPMQKLAKSTTAVYSGAMTNDYQMLAEADPYRLGVNSAAGTGKSMLSNRISWFFDLQGPSLTVDTACSSSLYAVHLACQSIRTGESDQALVTGHNLIVNPTLFSQLSAMHMVSPDGISHSFDAAANGYGRGEGIAGLVLKRLSSALADGDVIRAVVRATGVNSDGKTPGITVPSEDAQAELIRRVYEGADLDMARTAYFEAHGTGTPKGDPIEVRAIRATIAAARKLYHAGPLYVGSVKPNIGHTEGCAGLAGLIKTVLCLEAGVIPPVAGLREINPELLEHDSNLIFPTVAVPWPAAGLRRASINSFGFGGANAHVVLDDARHHLEGSQNNGRHITRTSDESICTQRNTEAALNYDQTETQQLLFVLSSFDRKGLGRNAKSLETFLAEHKTAGLSALAHILAAKRTAHAFRGFVVATTREELVSKLLSADGHLTPLPVLRSSQNRRLVFLLTGQGAQRPGMAKELLTTCSVFRDSIASSQKHLQSLGCEWDLADLLVQACAETLNDAKYSQPACTAVQIALIDLLRHWGVVPSAVIGHSSGELAAAFAAGAISHKDAIRVAYYRGFLSTKISSLVGRPGAMLAVGLSELDASRFLEENGLDTEITIACVNSPSSVTMSGPSTAISLAEEALRKAQNFVRLLRTGGVAYHSPDMNVVGDEFFRCLGPLQSSRDRCLQVPMYSSVTELRVEDARTLTPAYWHLNMTSPVRFAGALHNLLSSRDLDTQGCPPDTQHCTVLEIGPAKTLAGPVTQIMANIDGPQKSESVPYLSMLSANEDSRLSTLTAAGMLWSLGVPIDLNKVNDLGSFVHKRQLPELPILPPYAWNHDKSYWHDAMPALVGLRGDKTPRIDLLGTPVLPRNPFEPAWHNVLRINELPWLVDHVVDGAALFPAAGYLAMAIEAVRSLARDQNQLFYGFELMDVTFENSLMVSKDTEDENHKGQAVSLTLKPDTHDDWVFEFAVYAVSTVPEQWQRLAKGTVVGLIADKTNGGVPADFEQQERERQWHNEKRPLLHNIKMAANKHVETKAFYAHLASIGLEYGPTFQGLNAIRCTTDMEPQGHGKAFGECIVPDSRSTMPESYEHDYLIHPATLDSLFQLVFAALQSDSHGEMTLASIPISVRRVFIASTVPRSSGARLVGMAASKRLADKNSDSRHADTSSSDLTFCDASFERPAVLVEEIVLRQILSPTASSLTDSEDMEDSSFHRTGKMVWKEDIDQPLGRWQARILQEPSLTGRTAFILDRFCHKRAHAKVLCLGFANPWDTLLGQTGACIVPSFPSMKLEDCTSFDSLQEWDNELRRDSRLPSPTPGSHKYDLVFLDSASFNKEKCPGQTWTTQQDWMLSAVTKTCVADAWLVIVCDDSSHAAAAEQVWSSFSRQSSVTTILLSESSVAMLPGINTDPVAPLTRYATDTAVNHRVHRLLPELCQDGIVVIGPGHDNRPLQSGIRNSLLDKLASLGIKSSYIPLDTLTSNDLQQRPVISLVEFGSPFVYNWSKNDLEKFRMLICSASLLLWLTTADFRSPSSETTLRYAPTVGLLRTIRAEFPDLKLPLLDISAATSQDRPEQVIKTILEVLQSNLAYTARENTAEAGSLHNLIMPESEYSEVDGRLFIPRVLAHAESDRYIAAETSLRRQTHLFPAMVGKMQEIVASSQESHQLWVRSRNGTKNAYWVLRGHEDSQPERRYLSDMSSVRDIASIRLQYAATHTSDMAEASDTSPFMAVMAQQTVGVVEGLAGDRNTDIFGSVVSPGDVVFSITRRPVQPMFSEDIGSLIRLPDALVKLSPAVAYWLGPLSTAFYILSKTAGLSPGDSLLVDVGDDTVLQRALLQVAKCLGVGRVFVVAGERCSEPVPSFDSPTVTLPRLSLTSARLIRSATGGVNIVVSKLSSFGVVRRFSMVLADDARVIGVNSLSQAEALKGLLSTIKGIQFIDPHDIPAFDVKINPSFEMALSTVLRWIEQGRISLAEPLQQLRAANAALVARTFTSNTSPPKHGETARVLLSIEASDVAVFHRQHPVSTPHLTGFDWRETTVLDPKGTYIISGGLGALGLPLAEMLCELGARKLVLLSRSGHPTQPDTISVLEGLEARGCCVEVAQCDIASKDDVEMLAQRLKERQDFCLRGVIQSAMVLADSTFSNMTMDQWQAATKPKIQGSWNLHNLTVQLSNHKAENRKEGGQGLDFFILMSSVSGVIGNSAQANYCAGNTFEDALAHYRRANGFPATSLNIGLVSDSSHFGRGTMSSYGNVDEYLAMFGHLAPVTVTTEEMFASVKMVLTMSRSRSNSGQSTSCDIPTQLIVGISDRIPRHEDLLNRWPMDRKFDHRTASDVADSPGQGAGKQSIGKFGIQEMMASAKDIGDARRYVEELLRKKVAQATGIEVDSVDAERSLVTFGIDSLKATEIRNWVTKTLKSELSVFDILSPAPISALSLTISTRSKMFDKFRDSKDD